One genomic region from Amycolatopsis sp. FBCC-B4732 encodes:
- a CDS encoding pentapeptide repeat-containing protein, which translates to MVSSSSGRKKSAIPPGSAGAFAALVGATSLTGWVEWKSVWAWVSGHVVPLTTFTVAAVLISLAVVRALTDHRHRDTRRDVPPLTWWMLAGAVAVVATVTWIATSVLLNEADRANDRAAARVDAVKTGLGVAAGTGGIFALLLAVRRQWHQEFTTLETARDAESRRITELYTKSAEQLGSEKAAVRLAGLYALERLADDNAHQRQTIVNVVCAYLRMPPEATATPSGDRADDRPDGVQVGEAQIRLQAQRILARHLKERDPAGRTAQSYWREIDVDLTGATLVDLDLSGCHPRSITVHGARLTGSSDLSAIAADDVADFSDAEFQGTTSFRDARFPVAADFSRANFRDTVDFDGSQFGGMAKFTHCHLEKKASFSGVVITSDADFREIKSRGFMDFGSSSFGGTTDLRQAQIQGAAAFREAVFLDDVLAQGAHFASSADFGDAHFNRTARFDGVRFNGRALFGGCSFAATAGFEQARFNAEFTFRRVKSESHAKFAGSPWVRTDVAPSVQRTRFPPKGFRLTEVTSAPRSATKGDWARMTEEPDAPQQAGTPPEAQSTSA; encoded by the coding sequence ATGGTCTCCTCGAGCAGCGGCAGGAAGAAGTCGGCGATCCCGCCGGGGTCCGCAGGAGCTTTCGCCGCGCTCGTCGGAGCCACCTCGCTGACCGGCTGGGTCGAGTGGAAGTCCGTCTGGGCCTGGGTGTCGGGCCATGTGGTTCCGCTGACGACTTTCACCGTCGCCGCAGTGCTCATCTCGCTTGCCGTCGTCCGCGCCCTCACCGATCACCGGCATCGCGACACCCGTCGTGATGTGCCGCCGTTGACGTGGTGGATGCTGGCCGGCGCGGTCGCCGTTGTCGCCACCGTCACGTGGATCGCGACCAGCGTTCTCCTCAACGAAGCCGATCGTGCGAACGATCGCGCTGCGGCACGGGTGGACGCGGTGAAGACCGGCCTCGGAGTGGCCGCGGGAACCGGCGGGATCTTCGCTTTGCTGCTGGCCGTTCGCAGGCAGTGGCACCAGGAGTTCACCACGTTGGAGACCGCTCGTGATGCCGAGTCGCGCCGCATCACGGAGTTGTACACCAAGTCAGCCGAGCAGTTGGGGTCCGAGAAAGCGGCGGTGAGACTGGCCGGGCTGTACGCGCTCGAACGACTCGCCGACGACAACGCGCACCAACGGCAGACCATTGTGAACGTGGTGTGCGCCTATTTGCGCATGCCACCGGAAGCCACGGCCACGCCCTCCGGTGATCGCGCCGACGACCGGCCTGACGGTGTCCAGGTCGGCGAGGCACAGATACGGCTACAAGCGCAACGCATCCTCGCGCGGCATTTGAAGGAGCGCGATCCCGCTGGGCGCACCGCACAGTCGTACTGGCGTGAGATCGATGTCGATCTCACCGGTGCGACACTTGTCGACCTCGACCTGAGTGGCTGCCACCCTCGTTCGATCACGGTCCACGGTGCGCGGCTCACCGGGAGCTCGGACCTGTCCGCCATCGCGGCAGACGACGTCGCCGACTTCTCGGATGCCGAGTTCCAAGGCACTACATCGTTTCGCGACGCTCGGTTCCCGGTCGCCGCCGACTTCTCCCGGGCGAATTTCCGCGACACCGTCGATTTCGACGGATCGCAGTTCGGCGGGATGGCGAAGTTCACCCATTGCCACCTCGAGAAGAAAGCGTCGTTCAGCGGCGTAGTGATCACCTCGGACGCCGACTTCCGGGAGATCAAGTCCCGTGGGTTCATGGACTTCGGCTCATCCAGCTTCGGAGGAACGACAGACCTCCGGCAAGCACAGATCCAGGGAGCGGCGGCCTTCCGGGAGGCTGTTTTCCTTGACGACGTCTTGGCTCAAGGCGCCCACTTCGCCTCCTCGGCGGATTTCGGCGATGCCCACTTCAACCGAACGGCCCGGTTCGACGGCGTGCGATTCAACGGGCGAGCACTGTTCGGCGGATGCAGTTTCGCCGCTACCGCCGGTTTCGAGCAAGCCAGGTTCAACGCGGAGTTCACCTTCCGCCGGGTCAAAAGCGAGAGTCACGCGAAGTTCGCGGGCAGTCCATGGGTCCGGACGGACGTTGCTCCTTCAGTGCAGCGCACCAGGTTCCCACCCAAGGGGTTCCGGCTCACCGAAGTGACTTCGGCGCCTCGATCGG
- a CDS encoding alpha/beta hydrolase produces the protein MNSPKLRVALALGAVVGAVALSAPAAAASPTGIVWESACATGYQCGHLDVPLSYQDSSAGTVSIAVGRLPATDRAHKLGTIFYNPGGPGSSGRFAPALTPFLHERFDIVGFDPRGVGASSKIHCFTDPSQLEVLQRALGTFPLTRAAEQQQIADTRTVTDLCAQNAGPLANHLSTGTIARDLDRLRAAFGEPKLRYYGKSYGTYLGETYASLFPGRVGSLALDAVDDPVRWSTGTGPMSYRLQGYEDGPRALKSFLDACASRCTSDYDAILDRLTTGPITVTDTAGRQVAVTYQSAIATIHNYLTDAQAAPQLAAFLQALADPASRAPASAGGPPDVDSLLGGGATLCSDAANPRDPAVWWDYARKADRVGRGFGPYDVYKTLPCATWDVSDTGRYAGPWNRPTAPILLLANRQGDLETPYAGAQRTEKLLADARLLTLDTYGHGSRGKSACVDASLDRYFATGSVPARGTVCAPDRGPFARQQQK, from the coding sequence ATGAATTCTCCGAAACTCCGTGTTGCGCTGGCTCTGGGGGCCGTCGTGGGTGCGGTCGCCTTGAGTGCGCCCGCGGCCGCGGCGAGCCCCACCGGAATCGTCTGGGAATCCGCGTGCGCCACCGGGTACCAATGCGGCCACCTCGACGTCCCCCTGTCCTATCAGGACTCGTCGGCCGGCACCGTGTCGATCGCCGTCGGCCGGTTGCCCGCCACCGACCGGGCCCACAAGCTGGGCACGATCTTCTACAACCCCGGCGGCCCGGGTTCGTCCGGCCGTTTCGCACCCGCGTTGACGCCGTTCCTGCACGAGCGCTTCGACATCGTCGGGTTCGACCCGCGCGGCGTCGGCGCCAGCTCGAAGATCCACTGCTTCACCGATCCTTCGCAGCTCGAAGTGCTCCAACGGGCGCTCGGCACCTTCCCGCTCACCCGGGCCGCCGAGCAGCAGCAGATCGCGGACACCCGCACGGTCACCGATCTCTGCGCACAGAACGCCGGCCCGCTGGCGAACCACCTCTCCACCGGGACGATCGCGCGCGACCTGGACCGGCTGCGAGCGGCGTTCGGCGAGCCGAAACTGCGCTACTACGGGAAGTCGTACGGCACCTACCTCGGCGAGACGTACGCCAGCCTGTTCCCCGGCCGGGTGGGTTCCCTGGCGCTCGACGCGGTCGACGACCCGGTGCGCTGGTCGACCGGCACCGGCCCGATGAGCTACCGGCTTCAGGGCTACGAAGACGGCCCACGCGCGCTGAAGTCCTTTTTGGACGCGTGTGCTTCCCGCTGCACGTCCGACTACGACGCGATCCTGGACCGGCTGACGACGGGCCCGATCACGGTGACGGACACCGCGGGCAGGCAGGTCGCCGTCACCTACCAGAGCGCGATCGCCACGATCCACAACTACCTGACCGACGCCCAAGCCGCACCGCAACTGGCGGCGTTCCTCCAGGCACTGGCGGACCCGGCGTCGCGCGCCCCGGCGTCAGCGGGCGGCCCGCCGGACGTCGACTCCCTGCTGGGCGGCGGCGCGACGCTGTGCTCGGACGCGGCGAACCCGCGCGATCCGGCCGTGTGGTGGGACTACGCGCGGAAGGCCGACCGGGTGGGCCGCGGCTTCGGGCCGTACGACGTCTACAAGACGCTGCCCTGCGCCACCTGGGACGTCTCGGACACCGGCCGCTACGCGGGTCCGTGGAACCGCCCGACGGCGCCGATCCTGCTGCTCGCCAACCGCCAGGGCGACCTCGAAACGCCGTACGCCGGAGCCCAGCGGACCGAGAAGCTGCTGGCCGACGCGCGCCTGCTGACGCTCGACACGTACGGACACGGGTCGAGGGGCAAGAGCGCGTGCGTGGACGCGTCGCTCGACCGCTACTTCGCCACCGGTTCGGTACCCGCGCGGGGCACGGTCTGCGCACCGGACCGGGGGCCGTTCGCTCGGCAGCAACAGAAGTAG
- a CDS encoding TIGR03842 family LLM class F420-dependent oxidoreductase produces MDFGIVLQTDPPARDVVRLMKDAEDAGFRYGWTFDSCVLWQEPFVIYSAILAATSSLVVGPMVTSPGTRDWSVMASTFATLNDMYGNRTVCGIGRGDSAHRVVGKPPSTLATVRDCMRVVKDLAEGRAVEMNDKTVQIPWIRNGRLEMWMAGYGPKALQTVGEHADGFILQCADPAIARWTIGAVRDAARAAGRDPGGITICVAAPAYVGDDVAHQREQLRWFGGMVGNHVADLVARYGSSSAVPRELTDYIREREGYDYSHHGKAGNPSTEFVPDEIVDRFCLLGPAPAHVERLQELAELGVDQFSLYLMHDDREATLASYGSQIIPKLTA; encoded by the coding sequence ATGGACTTCGGGATCGTGCTGCAGACGGACCCACCCGCACGGGACGTCGTGCGGCTCATGAAGGACGCCGAGGACGCCGGGTTCCGCTACGGCTGGACGTTCGACTCCTGCGTGCTGTGGCAGGAGCCGTTCGTCATCTACTCGGCGATCCTCGCGGCGACGTCGTCGCTGGTCGTGGGGCCGATGGTGACCAGCCCCGGCACGCGGGACTGGTCGGTGATGGCGTCGACGTTCGCCACGCTCAACGACATGTACGGCAACCGGACGGTCTGCGGCATCGGCCGCGGCGACTCCGCGCACCGCGTCGTCGGCAAGCCACCGTCCACTTTGGCCACCGTGCGCGACTGCATGCGCGTGGTCAAGGACCTCGCCGAAGGCCGCGCGGTGGAGATGAACGACAAGACCGTGCAGATCCCGTGGATCCGCAACGGCAGGCTCGAGATGTGGATGGCCGGGTACGGGCCGAAGGCGCTGCAGACGGTCGGCGAGCACGCCGACGGCTTCATCCTGCAGTGCGCGGACCCGGCGATCGCGCGCTGGACGATCGGCGCGGTGCGCGACGCCGCGCGGGCGGCCGGCCGCGATCCCGGCGGCATCACGATCTGCGTCGCGGCCCCGGCGTACGTCGGGGACGACGTGGCGCACCAGCGCGAACAGCTGCGCTGGTTCGGCGGGATGGTCGGCAACCACGTCGCCGACCTGGTGGCCCGCTACGGGTCTTCGAGCGCGGTGCCTCGCGAGCTGACCGACTACATCCGCGAGCGGGAGGGCTACGACTACAGCCACCACGGCAAGGCGGGCAACCCGTCGACGGAGTTCGTCCCGGACGAGATCGTCGACCGGTTCTGCCTGCTGGGCCCCGCGCCGGCCCACGTCGAACGGCTGCAGGAGCTGGCCGAGCTGGGCGTGGACCAGTTCTCGCTGTACCTGATGCACGACGACCGCGAGGCAACGCTGGCGTCGTACGGCTCGCAGATCATCCCGAAGCTCACCGCGTAG
- the hydA gene encoding dihydropyrimidinase: protein MTTLIKGGQVVSPSGALLADVLVDGETIAAVGAPGTLSGDETIDATGKYVLPGGIDAHTHMEMPFGGTHSVDSFSTGTTAAAWGGTTTIIDFAVQAKGTSLLSTLDKWHAKADGNCAIDYGFHMIVSDVNDQSLKEMEACVDGGVGSFKMFMAYPGVFYSTDGEILLAMQKAREIGATIMMHAENGIAIDQLAAQAVAAGNTDPVQHGLTRPPELEGEATSRAIQLAKVTGSPLYIVHLSASQALAAVAEARNDGQNVFAETCPQYLYLSIEDLAKPDFEGAKYVASPPLREKSHQADLWRGLRTNDLSVVSTDHCPFCFKDQKELGRADFRAIPNGMPGVEHRMDLLHQGVVAGELTLGRWVETCSATPARMFGLYPRKGVIAAGSDADIVIYDPSATQTLSAETHHMNVDYSAYEGFEITGRVHTVLSRGRVVVSPSGFSGSTSHGKFLSRSLNQYLN, encoded by the coding sequence ATGACCACGCTCATCAAGGGCGGCCAAGTCGTTTCGCCGTCGGGCGCGCTGCTCGCGGACGTCCTGGTCGACGGCGAGACCATCGCCGCCGTCGGGGCGCCCGGCACGCTCTCCGGCGACGAGACGATCGACGCCACCGGCAAGTACGTGCTGCCCGGCGGCATCGACGCGCACACGCACATGGAGATGCCCTTCGGCGGGACGCACTCCGTCGACAGCTTCTCGACCGGCACCACGGCGGCGGCCTGGGGCGGCACGACGACGATCATCGACTTCGCCGTGCAGGCCAAGGGAACGTCTTTGCTGTCCACTTTGGACAAGTGGCACGCCAAAGCGGACGGCAACTGCGCGATCGACTACGGCTTCCACATGATCGTCAGCGACGTCAACGACCAGTCGCTGAAGGAGATGGAAGCCTGCGTCGACGGCGGCGTCGGCAGCTTCAAGATGTTCATGGCCTACCCGGGGGTGTTCTACTCCACGGACGGCGAGATCCTGCTGGCCATGCAGAAGGCGCGCGAGATCGGCGCCACGATCATGATGCACGCGGAGAACGGCATCGCGATCGACCAGCTGGCCGCGCAGGCGGTGGCGGCCGGGAACACCGACCCCGTCCAGCACGGTCTGACGCGTCCGCCGGAGCTGGAAGGCGAGGCGACGTCACGGGCGATCCAGCTCGCGAAGGTCACCGGTTCGCCGTTGTACATCGTGCACCTGTCGGCGTCGCAGGCACTCGCGGCGGTCGCGGAGGCGCGCAACGACGGCCAGAACGTCTTCGCCGAGACGTGCCCGCAGTACCTCTACCTGTCCATCGAGGACTTGGCCAAGCCGGACTTCGAGGGCGCCAAGTACGTCGCTTCGCCGCCGCTGCGGGAGAAGTCGCACCAAGCCGACCTGTGGCGGGGCCTGCGGACGAACGACCTGTCCGTGGTGTCCACCGACCACTGCCCGTTCTGCTTCAAGGACCAGAAAGAGCTGGGGCGCGCGGACTTCCGGGCCATCCCGAACGGGATGCCGGGTGTCGAGCACCGGATGGACCTGCTGCACCAGGGTGTCGTCGCGGGTGAGCTGACGCTCGGGCGCTGGGTCGAGACGTGCTCGGCGACGCCGGCGCGGATGTTCGGGCTGTACCCGCGCAAGGGCGTCATCGCGGCGGGCTCGGACGCGGACATCGTGATCTACGACCCGTCGGCGACGCAGACCCTGTCGGCCGAGACGCACCACATGAACGTGGACTACTCGGCGTACGAAGGGTTCGAGATCACCGGTCGCGTGCACACCGTGCTCTCCCGCGGGCGCGTCGTCGTGTCGCCTTCCGGCTTCTCGGGGAGCACGTCGCACGGCAAGTTCCTGTCGCGCTCGCTGAACCAGTACCTGAACTGA
- a CDS encoding nitrilase-related carbon-nitrogen hydrolase: MIKAAVDHIATAASQGAQVVCLQELFYGPYFCQVQDTEFYSYTEGIPDGPTTKLMQEVAERHGVVLIVPMYEVEQPGVYYNTAAVIDADGTYLGKHRKNHIPQVKGFWEKFYFRPGNMGYPVFDTAVGRIGVYICYERHFPEGWRALGLAGAKIVFNPSATSRGLSQYLWKLEQPAAAVANEYFVGAINRVGVEPLGDNDFYGQTYFADPRGQLIGDAASDTDDEVVIRDLDMTLLDEVRDLWAFYRDRRPDTYGPLTEA; the protein is encoded by the coding sequence CCCAGGTCGTCTGCCTGCAGGAACTGTTCTACGGGCCCTACTTCTGCCAGGTGCAGGACACCGAGTTCTACTCCTACACCGAGGGCATCCCGGACGGGCCGACGACCAAGCTCATGCAGGAGGTCGCCGAGCGCCACGGCGTCGTGCTGATCGTGCCGATGTACGAGGTCGAGCAGCCCGGCGTCTACTACAACACCGCCGCGGTGATCGACGCCGACGGCACCTACCTCGGCAAGCACCGCAAGAACCACATCCCGCAGGTCAAGGGTTTCTGGGAGAAGTTCTACTTCCGGCCCGGCAACATGGGCTACCCGGTGTTCGACACCGCCGTGGGCCGCATCGGCGTCTACATCTGCTACGAGCGGCACTTCCCGGAGGGCTGGCGTGCGCTGGGCCTGGCCGGGGCGAAGATCGTGTTCAACCCGTCGGCGACCAGCCGCGGCCTCTCGCAGTACCTGTGGAAGCTGGAGCAGCCGGCGGCCGCGGTGGCCAACGAGTACTTCGTCGGCGCGATCAACCGCGTCGGCGTGGAACCCCTGGGCGACAACGACTTCTACGGCCAGACGTACTTCGCCGACCCGCGCGGGCAGCTGATCGGCGACGCCGCGTCCGACACCGACGACGAGGTCGTCATCCGCGACCTGGACATGACGCTGCTCGACGAGGTCCGGGATCTGTGGGCGTTCTACCGCGACCGCCGCCCGGACACCTACGGCCCCCTCACGGAGGCCTGA